In Rutidosis leptorrhynchoides isolate AG116_Rl617_1_P2 chromosome 2, CSIRO_AGI_Rlap_v1, whole genome shotgun sequence, one genomic interval encodes:
- the LOC139890823 gene encoding uncharacterized protein At4g06598-like, with protein sequence MTNSRGSSTTKNMMYNGRNSLLPPKSPFPSAPSYVADYISNTAIGPKGMTKYRDANSHHQRASSESLLIEEQPSWLDELLNEPETPVQRGHRRSSSDSFTYLEAANAVKNEDHMRNLGSFNPAWAASQDLLYKDARNKSFYGEPNPVVNNRTRVWDLTQNAHSSGMGSIVDNLGLRRSVSLGATQELNEIASKTEKKYAIDAKSNNMSETETKRVKQQFAQRSRVRKLQYIAELEKSVQALQAEGCEVSAELEFLNQQSLILGMENKALKQRLDNLAQEQLIKRLEHEVLEREFGRLRALCQQQQQQLPQQPPQSHRRIASRDRLDFQFADLSLNNKDSSPVCDPVSSQPRT encoded by the exons ATGACAAACTCTAGAGGTTCATCAACGACGAAAAATATGATGTATAACGGAAGGAACTCTTTACTTCCCCCTAAATCTCCATTTCCAAGTGCACCATCATACGTTGCTGATTATATCTCAAATACTGCAATTGGGCCAAAAGGAATGACTAAATATAGAGATGCAAATTCACACCATCAACGTGCGTCCTCTGAAAGCCTTTTAATTGAAGAACAGCCTTCTTGGCTAGATGAACTTTTAAACGAACCAGAAACACCCGTACAAAGAGGCCATCGACGTTCATCGAGCGACTCTTTTACATACTTGGAAGCAGCCAATGCTGTTAAAAACGAAGACCATATGAGAAATTTGGGTTCTTTTAATCCTGCATGGGCAGCATCTCAAGATTTACTTTATAAAGATGCTCGAAATAAGTCGTTTTATGGTGAACCGAATCCTGTGGTGAACAACAGAACACGCGTTTGGGATTTGACACAAAATGCACATTCGAGTGGTATGGGTTCAATAGTAGACAACTTGGGTCTTCGAAGATCTGTATCCTTGGGTGCTACACAAGAGCTTAATGAAATTGCTTCAAAAACCGAAAAGAAATATGCAATTGATGCAAAATCTAATAACATGTCAGAAACAGAAACGAAACGTGTGAAGCA GCAATTTGCTCAACGTTCGCGGGTACGGAAACTTCAGTATATTGCTGAGCTGGAGAAGAGTGTACAGGCTTTACAGGCAGAAGGTTGTGAGGTTTCGGCTGAACTGGAATTTTTAAATCAGCAAAGTCTTATTCTGGGAATGGAAAACAAGGCACTGAAACAACGTTTGGATAATTTGGCTCAAGAGCAACTGATCAAGCGCT TGGAACATGAAGTTTTGGAGAGAGAGTTTGGAAGACTGCGGGCCCTGtgtcagcaacaacaacaacaactgccACAGCAGCCACCTCAAAGTCACCGGCGAATCGCAAGTCGTGATAGACTAGATTTCCAATTTGCAGACCTTTCTTTGAATAATAAAGACTCTAGCCCTGTGTGTGATCCTGTTTCAAGCCAACCTCGTACCTGA
- the LOC139887850 gene encoding uncharacterized protein, with product MTNTYDKIYTVTSISHLIPVKLDLSKLNYAHWKQLFTTHCKGFDVSKFTLGTSTSEEQATDAWIKADAVVTIWIYNMISESLLERVLNSEPVNSHAAWIFLEKIFQDNKLSKTMELNAELSALPIGVQTVEEYFRKLDRIATHLRNLGSTIEDSALVMYVINGLIEKYPHAERIILHRQPFPDLDTARSMLLIEEMALNREQRTAVATLLNSSNPTALITPTATPTPPTQTQTCRNL from the coding sequence ATGACTAACACATATGACAAGATCTACACCGTCACCTCTATATCTCATCTCATCCCGGTTAAACTAGATCTCTCGAAGCTCAACTATGCTCATTGGAAACAGCTTTTTACCACGCACTGTAAAGGTTTTGATGTCTCAAAATTTACTCTCGGTACATCCACTTCAGAAGAACAAGCTACAGATGCCTGGATCAAGGCTGATGCAGTAGTTACAATATGGATCTACAACATGATATCTGAGTCCCTTCTTGAACGGGTCCTTAACTCCGAGCCGGTCAATTCTCATGCGGCTTGGATCTTCCTCGAAAAGATTTTTCAAGACAACAAGTTATCAAAAACCATGGAATTAAATGCTGAGTTAAGTGCACTCCCCATTGGTGTACAAACGGTGGAGGAGTATTTCCGAAAACTCGATCGAATTGCAACTCATCTTAGAAACCTCGGTTCAACAATTGAAGACAGTGCCCTTGTCATGTATGTTATTAATGGCCTGATCGAGAAATATCCACATGCTGAACGAATCATTCTTCATCGTCAACCCTTCCCAGACCTCGATACCGCTAGATCAATGTTGTTAATAGAAGAGATGGCCTTGAATCGTGAACAACGAACCGCTGTCGCAACGCTGTTGAACTCATCTAATCCGACGGCTCTTATTACTCCAACAGCCACACCAACGCCTCCTACTCAAACTCAGACTTGTCGtaatttgtaa